Proteins co-encoded in one Nicotiana sylvestris chromosome 7, ASM39365v2, whole genome shotgun sequence genomic window:
- the LOC104249768 gene encoding putative GPI-anchored protein pfl2 isoform X1, translating into MATSVQCRLQERTLGMVMREVDEDLAMFLEMRRSEKEMNDQIPKHNCEESDPQLGSEVDFSLLSNGTSTEPANQDYLLNSENDKNDYDWLLSLPHTPSNPSLELEEQNIAPHQNATDSSSTAQDCKIETNSSTTAPESKISIEQDLAQPENSLEGPSSQSNSTGLLAVSRRKNSCAGNGRPLSSGGKMATSTRSATPTGRPRISASKPSRASTPTSRATLPSVKPVASTARSSTPTRAAPRSSTPTSRPSKPAASKSASRSATPTRRPSTPSSIPIVSISGARSSSLTKMGTTTSRKTAASRGTSPTMKSRPLKPLETPSLSRDSSINSKTLVPKRPASASRGRPSAPGARPSTTNSSSDGKPRRKSCSPSRGRATNATILSNAITLLSKSRGHGYEKDDVNPVLIGTQMVERVVNMRKLAPPKQDDNPYHENPSKKSLSRENSGFGRSFSKKSLDMALRHMDIRRSVNGTLRPVLTRVSSSSANSIRSSSTKNKTGSVSDSPLATSSTASSEPCINNSSNNVNWSEPEDDNFGCERELLSPTSQQHLEQYV; encoded by the exons ATGGCA ACGTCAGTGCAATGTAGGCTACAAGAAAGGACTCTAGGAATGGTGATGAGGGAAGTAGATGAAGACCTTGCAATGTTTCTTGAGATGCGTCGTAGCGAAAAGGAGATGAATGATCAAATTCCTAAACATAACTGTGAGGAATCGGATCCGCAATTAG GCTCAGAGGTTGACTTCTCTTTGTTATCAAATGGGACATCAACAGAGCCTGCTAATCAAGATTATCTTCTAAACTCTGAGAATGACAAGAATGACTATGACTG GCTCCTTTCACTGCCTCATACCCCTTCAAATCCATCACTAGAGTTGGAAGAACAGAATATTGCTCCACACCAGAATGCGACAGATTCTAGTTCAACTGCTCAAGACTGTAAAATTGAGACAAATTCAAGTACAACTGCTCCAGAATCTAAAATAAGCATCGAGCAGGATTTAGCTCAG CCTGAGAATTCCCTTGAAGGACCATCTTCGCAGAGCAATTCAACTGGACTGCTGGCCGTGTCCAGAAGAAAAAACTCTTGTGCTGGAAATGGAAGGCCTTTATCATCAGGGGGAAAAATGGCAACTTCCACAAGGTCAGCAACGCCTACTGGACGTCCTCGTATTTCTGCATCCAAGCCCTCAAGAGCTTCCACTCCTACTTCAAGAGCAACATTGCCTTCTGTTAAGCCTGTTGCTTCCACAGCAAGATCCTCAACTCCAACAAGAGCTGCTCCACGCTCTTCTACCCCAACCAGTAGACCCTCCAAACCAGCTGCCTCCAAGTCAGCATCAAGGTCAGCAACACCAACTCGTCGACCATCAACTCCATCGTCCATTCCTATTGTATCGATTTCTGGGGCTCGATCTTCTTCTTTGACAAAAATGGGAACCACAACCTCAAGAAAAACTGCAGCATCACGAGGTACCTCTCCAACTATGAAGTCTAGGCCATTGAAACCCTTGGAGACACCAAGTCTTTCGCGTGATTCTTCTATTAATTCTAAGACATTGGTGCCTAAAAGGCCTGCATCTGCATCTAGGGGAAGACCGAGTGCACCTGGTGCTCGACCCTCTACCACTAATTCAAGTTCTGATGGAAAACCCAGACGGAAGTCGTGTTCTCCTTCTAGAGGACGAGCAACAAATGCTACTATTTTGAGCAATGCAATCACTCTACTGTCCAAAAGTAGGGGGCACGGTTATGAGAAAGATGATGTGAACCCTGTGTTGATCGGCACACAGATGGTTGAAAGGGTAGTAAACATGAGGAAGTTAGCTCCCCCGAAGCAAGATGATAATCCATATCACGAGAACCCCTCCAAGAAATCTTTGTCCCGGGAAAATTCAGGCTTCGGAAgatcattttccaaaaaatctTTGGATATGGCTCTACGGCACATG GATATAAGACGAAGTGTTAATGGAACCTTACGCCCAGTTCTGACAAGGGTCTCATCTTCTTCAGCAAACAGTATCCGGTCTAGCTCCACAAAGAACAAGACAGGTAGCGTTTCTGATTCGCCACTTGCCACGAGCAGCACTGCTAGTTCCGAACCTTGTATCAACAATAGCTCTAATAATGTAAATTGGAGTGAACCGGAGGATGATAACTTTGGTTGTGAGAGGGAACTATTGTCCCCTACTAGCCAGCAACATCTGGAGCAGTACGTGTAG
- the LOC104249768 gene encoding putative GPI-anchored protein pfl2 isoform X2: MVMREVDEDLAMFLEMRRSEKEMNDQIPKHNCEESDPQLGSEVDFSLLSNGTSTEPANQDYLLNSENDKNDYDWLLSLPHTPSNPSLELEEQNIAPHQNATDSSSTAQDCKIETNSSTTAPESKISIEQDLAQPENSLEGPSSQSNSTGLLAVSRRKNSCAGNGRPLSSGGKMATSTRSATPTGRPRISASKPSRASTPTSRATLPSVKPVASTARSSTPTRAAPRSSTPTSRPSKPAASKSASRSATPTRRPSTPSSIPIVSISGARSSSLTKMGTTTSRKTAASRGTSPTMKSRPLKPLETPSLSRDSSINSKTLVPKRPASASRGRPSAPGARPSTTNSSSDGKPRRKSCSPSRGRATNATILSNAITLLSKSRGHGYEKDDVNPVLIGTQMVERVVNMRKLAPPKQDDNPYHENPSKKSLSRENSGFGRSFSKKSLDMALRHMDIRRSVNGTLRPVLTRVSSSSANSIRSSSTKNKTGSVSDSPLATSSTASSEPCINNSSNNVNWSEPEDDNFGCERELLSPTSQQHLEQYV; this comes from the exons ATGGTGATGAGGGAAGTAGATGAAGACCTTGCAATGTTTCTTGAGATGCGTCGTAGCGAAAAGGAGATGAATGATCAAATTCCTAAACATAACTGTGAGGAATCGGATCCGCAATTAG GCTCAGAGGTTGACTTCTCTTTGTTATCAAATGGGACATCAACAGAGCCTGCTAATCAAGATTATCTTCTAAACTCTGAGAATGACAAGAATGACTATGACTG GCTCCTTTCACTGCCTCATACCCCTTCAAATCCATCACTAGAGTTGGAAGAACAGAATATTGCTCCACACCAGAATGCGACAGATTCTAGTTCAACTGCTCAAGACTGTAAAATTGAGACAAATTCAAGTACAACTGCTCCAGAATCTAAAATAAGCATCGAGCAGGATTTAGCTCAG CCTGAGAATTCCCTTGAAGGACCATCTTCGCAGAGCAATTCAACTGGACTGCTGGCCGTGTCCAGAAGAAAAAACTCTTGTGCTGGAAATGGAAGGCCTTTATCATCAGGGGGAAAAATGGCAACTTCCACAAGGTCAGCAACGCCTACTGGACGTCCTCGTATTTCTGCATCCAAGCCCTCAAGAGCTTCCACTCCTACTTCAAGAGCAACATTGCCTTCTGTTAAGCCTGTTGCTTCCACAGCAAGATCCTCAACTCCAACAAGAGCTGCTCCACGCTCTTCTACCCCAACCAGTAGACCCTCCAAACCAGCTGCCTCCAAGTCAGCATCAAGGTCAGCAACACCAACTCGTCGACCATCAACTCCATCGTCCATTCCTATTGTATCGATTTCTGGGGCTCGATCTTCTTCTTTGACAAAAATGGGAACCACAACCTCAAGAAAAACTGCAGCATCACGAGGTACCTCTCCAACTATGAAGTCTAGGCCATTGAAACCCTTGGAGACACCAAGTCTTTCGCGTGATTCTTCTATTAATTCTAAGACATTGGTGCCTAAAAGGCCTGCATCTGCATCTAGGGGAAGACCGAGTGCACCTGGTGCTCGACCCTCTACCACTAATTCAAGTTCTGATGGAAAACCCAGACGGAAGTCGTGTTCTCCTTCTAGAGGACGAGCAACAAATGCTACTATTTTGAGCAATGCAATCACTCTACTGTCCAAAAGTAGGGGGCACGGTTATGAGAAAGATGATGTGAACCCTGTGTTGATCGGCACACAGATGGTTGAAAGGGTAGTAAACATGAGGAAGTTAGCTCCCCCGAAGCAAGATGATAATCCATATCACGAGAACCCCTCCAAGAAATCTTTGTCCCGGGAAAATTCAGGCTTCGGAAgatcattttccaaaaaatctTTGGATATGGCTCTACGGCACATG GATATAAGACGAAGTGTTAATGGAACCTTACGCCCAGTTCTGACAAGGGTCTCATCTTCTTCAGCAAACAGTATCCGGTCTAGCTCCACAAAGAACAAGACAGGTAGCGTTTCTGATTCGCCACTTGCCACGAGCAGCACTGCTAGTTCCGAACCTTGTATCAACAATAGCTCTAATAATGTAAATTGGAGTGAACCGGAGGATGATAACTTTGGTTGTGAGAGGGAACTATTGTCCCCTACTAGCCAGCAACATCTGGAGCAGTACGTGTAG